From the genome of Trueperaceae bacterium:
ATGTCCTCGAGGTTCGCCGAGCCGAGGAGGCGGTAGGCGCCGCCCTCCAGGGCGCTGATCTCGGCCTCCTCCTCCTCGTCCGTCTCGTCGTAGATGTCGCCGGTGATCTCCTCGATGATGTCCTCGAGCGTGATGACCCCGGCCGTGCCGCCGAACTCGTCGACGACGACGGCGAAGTGGCTCTTGCGCGCCCGCATGTCGCGCAGCAGCGCCGCCACCGACAGCGTCTCCGGCACGAACTGCACGCTGGTCATCAGGTCGGCGACCTTGACGCCCGCCAGGTCGGGTGAGCCCTCGAGGTAGCCGAGCAGGTCGCGGGCGTAGACGACGCCGCGCACGTTGTCGATCGTCTCGGAGTAGACGGGGAGGCGGCTGTAGCCGTGCTCGCGCACCAGCGCCAGCAGGTCGAGCAGGCTCGCGCCCTCCGGCACGCCCACGACGTCGACGCGCGGCGTCATGACCTCGCGCACCACGGTCTCCTCGAGGTCGATGACCCCGCGGATCATCGCCTGCTCCTGCGCCTCGAGGACGCCGGACTCGCCGGCGCGCCGCAGGAGCTGGCGCAGCTCCTCCTCGGACATCTGCGAGCTCAGGCTCGGCTCGATGCGGAAGAGCCTCAGCACGCCCTTCGTCAGGAACGTGAACATCGCGCCGACGGGGTAGACGACGACCGAGAGCAGGTAGACGGGCCTGACGATCGCGCGCGCCAGCCCCACGGGGTCGCGCAGGGCGATCGAGCGCGGGATGATGTCGGCGAAGACGAGCATGAGCATCACGGCGACGACGCCGCCGTAGAACACGGCCAGCCACGGCGAGACCGCCGTGCCCGCCGCGAGCTGCAGC
Proteins encoded in this window:
- a CDS encoding hemolysin family protein, coding for MNEEPPSSPWRRWRAKTVLPLLLLTTTVALAQAAPTGLPVGLGPGRAALAAALLLVSGLASACQAALGSLSEWRMRQLWEGREEGNGALALVERDPQRYVSTLLIVRTAADVGFAAAIVVTALQLAAGTAVSPWLAVFYGGVVAVMLMLVFADIIPRSIALRDPVGLARAIVRPVYLLSVVVYPVGAMFTFLTKGVLRLFRIEPSLSSQMSEEELRQLLRRAGESGVLEAQEQAMIRGVIDLEETVVREVMTPRVDVVGVPEGASLLDLLALVREHGYSRLPVYSETIDNVRGVVYARDLLGYLEGSPDLAGVKVADLMTSVQFVPETLSVAALLRDMRARKSHFAVVVDEFGGTAGVITLEDIIEEITGDIYDETDEEEEAEISALEGGAYRLLGSANLEDIGQALGVTFEEDGDYDTLAGFMIDELGHIPEPGEAVTFAGMRFEVEQADGRRVISVLASPVDPELEHAVEEAAAEAG